TGCTGATATGAGCGGCGTTGATCAGTATCCCGTCGCCTACAGCGCTCATCCAATTTGCCAACAAACTCAAGGGTCCAGATACGGTCATTCCTAGCCCGTGGGTACAACAGCTGGACGTAATATCGGATGAGATTGACCCTTACGGGATCCAGCTGTTTCTTCCCCAGAGAGCCGCTGCAGTTGTAGTGTTTTCGTGCATTCTCATAAGTGAAGAGCTCAGGGAACATGAGAACCAGGAGACGGGAGGCAAAATTCCCGATGGATAAACTGCATTCGTAGTTGTTCCTTAGCTGTTCCTTTGTGAGTAAATACTCCAGTGGAACATCGAAGTCTGGAGGAGGAATCTCCAGGTTGTCGAAATCCACAGGCTCCAACCATGATTTCTTAGACCTGCAATTTGTCTTCTCGTAATCACAGAGGTCAGTGATCTTAACAATGGAGATGTTgtcatcttggttactgtcacAACCACTGCCATTGGCTGAAGCATTCTCCAATGCTTCCTCCATGCGCTGTATGCACAACTGCAGCCAGTTGTCCTCTGGGACGTCAGGGAAATTGGCCTCCATGTATTTTCGTATAATCTCTAGTCTGTCTGAGTCAATGATCAACTCTCCAATGCTGTTGTGGCCCTCTGGCAACTTACCCTCCTCAAACACCTCTGGAAAGAGTCTGTTCAACAGGAAAATTACGAGGTCTTCGGGGGAGGTTAAGTCTACAGAGTCATCAGCAGACTCCTGGTGGTCAAACACTATGTCTGAGTTGACATTGTTAGGATGAATTTTGTTGTTCTCTGCAGAGTTCAGGGAAAGATTTTCATCCTGCACATCTTCATTGATGAAATGAGAACGGTGATTCTGTTCCATGTCAAACCCGATAACCTGTTTACTACACACCTGACCACTCTCCATGTCTTTCTGAGCCCAGAAACGATTAAAGAAATCATTGATCTGCAGCAGGCACTCTGTCTGCCAGATGTTTTCATTTTTCACCAGTGGATAGCAGACTTCCACATAGTTTCGTAGTAGCTGAAGGTGCAATGAGTCTAATGTGCGTTCCATTGCCAGGCCGCACGAGCTGCAGCCGTGTGTGCATTCCTTTGCTGTGAAAAGTTCTGGGAACAGCTGAACGAGCAGCCTGCAGCCCAGCTCGCCTGCAGTGGACGTTTGCTCCATCAACTGGGTCAGCTCATCACTGGTCAGCTGGTATTCAGGAGGTGGCTGGAATTCCATATTCATCTCAGAGGGCTTCATCTGCTTTTTGATGCGTGTCACTTCCAGCGAGAGCAAATCCACCTTACTATGCAGCTGAGCCATACTGGAATTCAGCGTGTTGAGGAGGAAGAACATCTTCTCAATGAGCGGGTAGAGGTGAGAATCCAAGGCAGCAGGAGACCCTGTGACCCCCACACCAGGGGGCGCCTTAAacatgtgatgctttccagaacTGCCCAGTGTTTGGAAGTGTATACCATTATGGCTTGCTCTGGCTCCATTGTGAACTCCATGCTGGTCCAGATTTGATGCGGCTTTACGCTCAGAAATGCGATGTGTGATGCTGTAGAGTGGTTTCCTGTATGAGGAGATAGGAATCTGCTCCTGTGGAGATAATCTGTGACTGTGAGAGTAGGACCTGCTTCCATCATCTGAACTGCTATCTAGGAGATGTTCTCCAGTCTAGACAGAAAGCATTACAGAAAATAGGTTATTTGAATGGTTTGTATGAATATAAAGGACTTTAAACCAGACTTTAGGATTatttaagaagggaaaaaaatAGAATTAGCTTGTTGTTTAAAGGAATAACTATCAAAACAATATGCATATGTCatccatatacagtaaatatgcctaaaatgcatatgtgggtcaaaaattaCACACCCATCTACTTTTTGACTATAATTTTTATATGAAGTAGTCTTTTCATCTGATATTCCAGGTGTTCCTCAGTTAAGTTGTCTTTGACCACGTAAACTGACTTTTTTAGCATTTAGttgaatattatttaaattatgagagaatttgcatcatTACCCCTAGAATGCATATATGGGTCCTATATGTCCCATATGTATTTCCTATGGTAgtattcaatgcatttaacactggtattGTACTTGTAACATACTGATTGTTTAAGGTTTCCATCTgttatgtaattacattatatggtAAATACCATATTCATATTTATGTGcatagtatgcaagtatagtaAGTTTTCATTCAGCCGATGCTTTTATCCATAGTGCATCACATTATACAGGGACAGTACCTGAGGTTAGATGCCTAGTTCACAGTATGCCAAGTAACATCTGGCTGTAACTGTAGAGGAACTGAAGTTCGTCTGTGATGTCACAGATGTACCATTCTTTACACACAGAAACTTAATCTCACCTGTGCTGTCACCTTGACTCTCTTCCTGCAATTGGAACGTTCCACCTCTGTTGTAAGACCATCAGGACCTGTGTATGTGGCTGATCGTTTCGTAATGCGCTGAAAGAAGCTCTCCATCTTTCCCTCTGTGTTTTCAATAACATTTGCATCTTTCTCAACTTTAACTTCTGGAGAAAAGTTCAAAAGGGATTTGTAACTATTCAAGAAACATACATTATATCAATCACTTTTGCACAACTACATTTTTGAAATTATGCTTAGCAATAATACAGCAATAATAATGTCTTTGATGCAGAAGTAATTCAGTTGTTGTCATTGGTTAATTGAACTCAGACTGTGTTTGTTAGGGTGTTACACACGTTATTGAACAGTGACAACTGAGATGTGTAATGAAAGGTCTTAAGGGACAAAGAAAAGTGAGAATGATCTGAGCATGAATTAATATTCACATACTTTGATCAGGTGCTTGTCCGTCTGCATTCACCACGCACACAGAGGAGCTCATGTCCTGGGAGAAAAACATAAGATCCATGACTCACTTGATGTTAAGTGACAGTCACAAATCTGATCTGCAGCCAGTTAAATTGCAAACTGATCACATTTATTTCCctgtcctaatttttttttttttttgttttgtttgtttttttgcatatggTAACAGCTGTCCAGGGATTTTAAGCTCAGGAATGAACTGACTGACATATTGCCAAAATCTCACTATacgacaatatattttaaaaagaggaaGCCTTTGGCCTGTTGGATGACAGTTATGTCAACAATACAAACGACTGGTCACTAGTGTCATTGAAAGCGTGGAGAAATCGTAAGGGAataatgatgcgtggaaaagttTAAATTTCCTCCATGGTGGAGCTGTGGGGgggattttgtttttttcctattTGTTTGTTCATGTCTTGCACCGTTAAGTCTCGCCAGAACACCGGAGAGGCGCTACATCACCGTACCGACCCCCGTCCACCGGCTCCACTTCCTCATTCTTCCACTGGCAACCCCACGGATCGGTACAATCAGGGAAACAGACGGACGATCGGTTCCCTGCTGCGCTCCTTCTGTGTCCCTAATGTGGATTGCGTATGCCTTAAGGAAACAATAtactatttactgtatgtgttctTTTGCAATAACGCAATGTCCTGCCCTCCTCTCTCGTGTTTTCCCCTCCCTCCTCCGTGCTCAACTCTCTCCCTCTTGCGTGACGCGGCAAGAAAAACATCCACCGATGAGTTTTCGCTCCGTCTCGTGTAACGCGGTACGCAAAAACTACCTGCACGGCATCAGTAAACTCACCTTTGCGACGTGCAGCCGTGTGCAGTATGTTAGGAGGCATCAGCCATGGCCGCGTCTTTAAATCTAGTAGATTTGTCCACGGGTAACTGTTGTCCGTGTTTCTCTCCGCTGCTTTTTTCCCGTAGTCAGTGCCCTCTCGCGTGACGTGACTGTACTGTGTCATTTCCGCACAGCTGTGGGTTTGCTGTGGGCTCCTGCCAGCCCACCCCGCGTGAATCCATGCGCTGCTGCGCCGTGTCCGTGAGAAACGCACCGAGTGCGCGCTGTGGCGTGGGACTTCGTGTGACACTTGGAGAGGTCACGCGAGTTGTGAGGCTGAATTCCACGAGTGTAAAATCATCCGCGAAATAGACGCCCATGATCGCACAAACTTAAATCTCAATATATAGCTGATTTGGATAAAACCTTAATAATGAAACTTTAATGATAATATATATTTTGCACTGTGAATACATTATTTGgctgtaataatatatatatatatttaacaatgTCACGCTAAAGGACTTGTAGTGCAATCTATTATTTTATTACCTCCTTTCTTGAGGTACAATTAAATAGATAACGTTCACTAAATTCAGAGACTTGCTGGTTTAACACCAAGAATACCAAACAATAGGCTACCACGAAATGTTTGGGAGTACTTTCTCGCAAATGATTTTTAAGTTCTTTGGctattgtaaacaaaacaattagGCAGCAAAATCAGTGCACGTAGGCTACTGTACATACATTTGACAATATGTTTGGGTTTTCAATGCTTTATAGGTTATCAAAATCATTACAAATTAAGTATTTTAGACGCAAGTTTTCATAGATTAAGTATTGCACCCGAACCATAAGCATgtacaaattttatttaaaaagccaAACGTGCACTTGTCCAACAATTAAGTTCTGTGGCTGTAATGCAAGTTGCTGTTTaaggttcacccaaaactgaaaattttctcatttacttaccctcatgccatcccagatgtgtgacttactttcttctgcagaatacaaagatttttagatgaatatctcagctctgttggtccattcaatgcaagtgaatggtggccagaactctgaagttccaaaaagcataaaagtaatccatacaactccaatagttaaatccatgtcttctgaagcaatgtgataggtgtgggtgaggaacaaatcaatttttaagtccttttttaaatataaatctccactttcactttcaaaatcttCTTTCGCATTctatgtgcatatcgccacctactgggcagagaggagaatttatagtaaaaaaggacttaaatattgatccgtttctaaagcacacctatcatatcgcttctgaagacatggatataaccattggagtcgtatgggttacttttatgctgcctttatatgcttttttcggagcttcaaagttctggccaccattcacttgcactgaatggacctacagagctgagatattcttctaaaaatcctcatttgtgttcagcagaacaaagtcatacacatcagggatgtcatgaggttgagtaaatgatgagagaattttcattttttgtgaaacattcctttaataatcaGACACCTCTATAGAGTTATTAGCATGTCTTGACCTCATTTCACATGTCATGTTATCTTTAAAAGGCATTCTTTACCTTTATCAGTACAATCATTTAAAGATGTCCTCCATTGTGTCTTGAGTAGGCTACTGCGCGTTTCATCTAGTGTTCTCTGTCGCTGTCTAGTGGACTTGAGGTGAACTGCAGGGTAAAGCCGCGTTGGGCTGTGAAACATGTTTCACAGCCATGTAATTAATAGATATCCATTCGAGCCTTCAGCAGCATGGCTGCTTAAAAAACAGAATTAGACTTTATATAGCATATGAAAATGTGATGGAGTGGATTCTCTATGGATGCATGCATAAAAGCAAGACTTTTACAGAATCTTCTTAGGTCCTGTGCcggtaaaaatgacaaatatttgtaattttacaGAAAGAATTACAGATTTTAATTACATAAAGAACATATATTCCTGAGggacaaataaaataatgtgaactgattgtaataattactttacagacagggatgggagggttacttgtaaaatgtattccactacagattacagaatacatgatgtaaaatataatttgtaacgtattccgttagattactcaaggtcagtaacgtattctaaatactttggattaccaTTAATCTTGTTAACACTGAGGAGAACACTCCTCTAATCGCTTcatttaaaagcataaatgttttACAACTGaatatactaaatataaaatgaaacaaatgacaataaaatgataaataatctcttcagttaccaaaatactttttgaatgtaactgtagtctgattatcaactatttaaattgtaactgcagtggaataGGCTACAATTTCTCATATTTTGCATTTTACGTAACGCCGTTACatttattccgttactccccaaccctgttaaaAGACATATGTCCGGAAAACTAATCCGGTCCGAATCGGGCTTTACAATGTAGACTACCAGCCAATCGCTAAAATAAGACCCCTCTTGCTCTcgtgcacgcacgcacgcacccTTCTGAAATTAATGTTATGTTCTCAGACACTCATCAGCTGCACCCAACGTGGCCAATGTGCCGTAACGCGCATTAGTAGGCTAATGTCTGCATTAAGTCATGGAGCCGTGGTACTTTGAGATGTGGGTGTGATGGAGCGCTGATCATTATTCAGGTAATGTGCTCTGTTTGATCCATCACGCGCTCATGCGATGATGCTGGCGCCTCTGTTGGATGGGACGCGCGCGTGCGCAGAGAACGGAGCTCGCGCTACTCGTTCAAGATTCCATTCACTGATGCGCTCATCTCATTTTTTATCTCATGAGAAGAAAAAGGCGCATCCGTCTAACAGAGGGAGGataaatgcatactgtatatgatcACGTTTAGGGCTTTGTCTGCCTTTACAAAATATTACGATGGTAACTGGTTTGtgtcataatataatattaaaaaaagcaTCCTACACTTTTTGATGGAGATCCTGTATTAATTTAACATGAATATTAGTTTATTACTTAATTCAGTCTTAGAGGAGACTGGGCTAATTGTCACAAGGGCCATAACTCAGtaactaaaatatttttgtaatagatAGGAGGTTAATCAAGAAAACACAGTAAAACT
The genomic region above belongs to Myxocyprinus asiaticus isolate MX2 ecotype Aquarium Trade chromosome 23, UBuf_Myxa_2, whole genome shotgun sequence and contains:
- the LOC127413980 gene encoding BEN domain-containing protein 3-like isoform X1 encodes the protein MITLDVNDMSSSVCVVNADGQAPDQKVKVEKDANVIENTEGKMESFFQRITKRSATYTGPDGLTTEVERSNCRKRVKVTAQTGEHLLDSSSDDGSRSYSHSHRLSPQEQIPISSYRKPLYSITHRISERKAASNLDQHGVHNGARASHNGIHFQTLGSSGKHHMFKAPPGVGVTGSPAALDSHLYPLIEKMFFLLNTLNSSMAQLHSKVDLLSLEVTRIKKQMKPSEMNMEFQPPPEYQLTSDELTQLMEQTSTAGELGCRLLVQLFPELFTAKECTHGCSSCGLAMERTLDSLHLQLLRNYVEVCYPLVKNENIWQTECLLQINDFFNRFWAQKDMESGQVCSKQVIGFDMEQNHRSHFINEDVQDENLSLNSAENNKIHPNNVNSDIVFDHQESADDSVDLTSPEDLVIFLLNRLFPEVFEEGKLPEGHNSIGELIIDSDRLEIIRKYMEANFPDVPEDNWLQLCIQRMEEALENASANGSGCDSNQDDNISIVKITDLCDYEKTNCRSKKSWLEPVDFDNLEIPPPDFDVPLEYLLTKEQLRNNYECSLSIGNFASRLLVLMFPELFTYENARKHYNCSGSLGKKQLDPVRVNLIRYYVQLLYPRARNDRIWTLEFVGKLDERCRRRDTDQRRSYQQQRKSYSPEQEPDPKDSLTAGQINVLTSDRLKEDFEVLPLPLEKSSKDFCKIPLEDLSVSNPDFPVPSDYLLTDAEVREIVQQSLSVGNFAARLLVRLFPELFTQENLRLQYNHSGACNKKQLDPVRLRLIRHYVEAVYPVDKMEEVWHYECVPSIDERCRRPNRKKCDILKKAKRSNNTVTYS
- the LOC127413980 gene encoding BEN domain-containing protein 3-like isoform X2: MSSSVCVVNADGQAPDQKVKVEKDANVIENTEGKMESFFQRITKRSATYTGPDGLTTEVERSNCRKRVKVTAQTGEHLLDSSSDDGSRSYSHSHRLSPQEQIPISSYRKPLYSITHRISERKAASNLDQHGVHNGARASHNGIHFQTLGSSGKHHMFKAPPGVGVTGSPAALDSHLYPLIEKMFFLLNTLNSSMAQLHSKVDLLSLEVTRIKKQMKPSEMNMEFQPPPEYQLTSDELTQLMEQTSTAGELGCRLLVQLFPELFTAKECTHGCSSCGLAMERTLDSLHLQLLRNYVEVCYPLVKNENIWQTECLLQINDFFNRFWAQKDMESGQVCSKQVIGFDMEQNHRSHFINEDVQDENLSLNSAENNKIHPNNVNSDIVFDHQESADDSVDLTSPEDLVIFLLNRLFPEVFEEGKLPEGHNSIGELIIDSDRLEIIRKYMEANFPDVPEDNWLQLCIQRMEEALENASANGSGCDSNQDDNISIVKITDLCDYEKTNCRSKKSWLEPVDFDNLEIPPPDFDVPLEYLLTKEQLRNNYECSLSIGNFASRLLVLMFPELFTYENARKHYNCSGSLGKKQLDPVRVNLIRYYVQLLYPRARNDRIWTLEFVGKLDERCRRRDTDQRRSYQQQRKSYSPEQEPDPKDSLTAGQINVLTSDRLKEDFEVLPLPLEKSSKDFCKIPLEDLSVSNPDFPVPSDYLLTDAEVREIVQQSLSVGNFAARLLVRLFPELFTQENLRLQYNHSGACNKKQLDPVRLRLIRHYVEAVYPVDKMEEVWHYECVPSIDERCRRPNRKKCDILKKAKRSNNTVTYS